In Acomys russatus chromosome 26, mAcoRus1.1, whole genome shotgun sequence, a genomic segment contains:
- the Hmox1 gene encoding heme oxygenase 1 translates to MERPQPDSMPQDLSEALKEATKEVHVQAENAEFMRNFQKGQVTREGFKLVMASLYHIYVALEEEIERNKQNPVYAPLYFPEELHRRAALEQDMAFWYGPHWQEIIPYTPATQHYVRRLQEVGRTHPELLVAHAYTRYLGDLSGGQVLKKIAQKSLDLPSSGEGLAFFTFPNIDSPTKFKQLYRARMNTLEMTPEVRHKVIEEAKSAFLLNIELFEELQGLLTQDHKDQGSSQMKRLRRRPGGLVQGTTPAETPNGKPQTSTSTSQSPFLRWVLTLSFLVATVAVGIYAM, encoded by the exons ATGGAGCGCCCACAGCCAGACAG CATGCCCCAGGATTTGTCTGAGGCCTTGAAGGAGGCCACAAAGGAGGTGCATGTCCAAGCAGAGAATGCCGAGTTCATGCGGAACTTTCAGAAGGGTCAGGTGACCAGGGAAGGCTTTAAG CTGGTGATGGCCTCCTTGTACCATATCTATGTGGCCCTGGAAGAGGAGATAGAACGCAACAAGCAGAACCCTGTCTATGCGCCACTCTACTTTCCTGAGGAGCTGCACCGGCGGGCTGCTCTGGAGCAGGACATGGCCTTCTGGTATGGGCCCCACTGGCAGGAGATCATCCCTTACACGCCGGCCACACAACACTATGTAAGGCGCCTCCAGGAGGTGGGCCGCACTCATCCTGAGCTGCTGGTGGCCCACGCATACACCCGCTATCTGGGTGACCTCTCAGGGGGTCAGGTCCTGAAGAAGATTGCACAGAAGTCCCTGGACCTGCCTAGCTCTGGTGAGGGCCTGGCCTTTTTCACCTTCCCCAACATCGACAGCCCCACCAAGTTTAAACAGCTCTACCGTGCTCGCATGAACACTCTGGAGATGACACCTGAGGTCAGGCACAAGGTGATAGAAGAGGCTAAGAGCGCATTCCTGCTCAACATTGAG CTGTTTGAGGAGCTGCAGGGGCTGCTGACACAGGACCACAAGGATCAGGGCTCCTCACAGATGAAGCGGCTTCGCCGGCGGCCTGGTGGCCTGGTGCAAG gCACTACCCCTGCAGAGACACCCAACGGGAAACCCCAGACCAGCACTAGCACCTCCCAGTCACCGTTCCTCCGATGGGTCCTCACTCTCAGCTTTCTGGTGGCAACGGTGGCAGTGGGAATTTATGCCATGTAA